GAATGTATTTAACTTGATAACTAAGGAAAAATATTGGCAAAAACCAAGTTATAAATCTTTAGAAGAATCCTTATTAGAGATGAAGGAGAAACTATCTAAAAATAAAAATATAAAAAAATTAGTTATGCCAAAGATAGGTTGTGGACTTGATAGATTATCTTGGTGTAAGGTTGAACCTATGGTACAAGAGCTATTTAAGGATTTGGATATAGAGATAGTAGTATGCTATTTATGATAGGAGGAATGAAAATGACTAAGGATTTACAAGAGAAGATTAAACCATTTTTCTGGGTAGAACATGATAATTCATACTCAGTTTGTTTGACAGTAGGAGAATATTTACAGGAAGTATTTGATACTCGTGTAGAAGAGGGATTTGAAGGAAATGGATATGATTGGGCTAGTTTAGCACAGGTATTTTTAGATGAAAAATGTCCAGAGTTACAAGAGAAGGTAGATTTTGACCCAGAGGGTAGTATGTTTGTAGCATATTCAGAGAATAAAGAGGCTTTAATAGATTTTATTTCTAAGTTTAAAGAGGCTTGTGAGAATAGAGAGGAGATTTTAGATTTATTTAGTAGGGCTGAATTAGATTAATAGGAGGGAGTTATATGTCCAAGAAAGTATGTGAAAGAAAGGCTGGTTATTTAGCTTTTTGGGCAGGAAACTTTAAAGATGTAGAAGATTTCTATAAATATATTCAATCATTTTACTGTATCTTTGAGGGAGAAGAGGACGAATATAATCCTGAATATAACTTTTTAGAAAAAGATTTTAATAAAGAGTTAGAAAAAATCTTTTCTGTAGAAAGAGAGTGGAAAGAAAAATTTGAAGAGATGTTTGAAGAAGCATTTAATAGATTTGAATATGATTTTGGAGTAACTTTTGATGAAGATTTCCAAGTATGTGGAAGTAGTGAAGAGCCAACAGATGAATTAGAAGTTTTATTTAAAGATTGGGAGGAGTTAATTGAGCCTGTAAAAAAATTCTTAGGAAAAGATAAATTTGATAAAAAATATAATTGTTTCTTTGGAATACCATCTTGTAAATATAGTGGAATTATCCCAAAAATTTCTAATGAATGGGGAGAACTTGAATTTTTAGGAAATGTAGAAGAAAATACTTTTTCAACTGATATGGCAGAAGAGTATAATTGTTAAAAGGAAAGTGATATTATGGTAGAAATGAGTGAATTAGCAAAGGAGTTTGTAGAATTTTTTGACTGTGAGTATGAATATTTTCCTAAAAATACCTATGAAGAGATAATGGAAAAGTTTGAAAAATATGTGGAAGATGGAAAAGAGAAAGGATATTTTCCTGTTATTGTAACAGTAGATGAAACACTTTTAGAATGTTTAGCTTTTAATGTATCAGATGATGAAGAGTTTAATATAGAAGATATAAGAAAATATAGAGAAAAATATATCTCCTCTATCTATTCAGAAGGTGGAGAAAATATATTGAAAGATTTAGTGAATAGAAGAAAAGAGGAAGCTGAAGATGATGAAATAGCTTGGGAAGAGGAAATAATAGGAGAGTTTGAAGATAGTGGAGAGGATAGACTTAACTCTCCAATAGGATTTTTAGATTATAGAACAGAAAAACCTGTTGAACTATTTATAGTAAAAGTTCCTGTTAAAAATCCTTGGGAGATATTTGCTTGGTTACCAATGGGAAATTGGAATGAGTGTCCTACTACTTCAGAACATATGGCAATATCAAGGTATTGGTTTGAGAAATATGGAGCTGTACCAATTAGTATGACACATGATGTAGTGGAATATAGAGTTGAGAAGGTTATAAAAACAGAAGATGAAGCTATGGAAGTAGCAGTAGAGATGTATGGATATTGCCCTGATGTAGACCAAAGTTATGATACTCTTGGATTATTAGCTGGTAGTTTAGTAGATTCTAGTGTTTGGTATTTCTGGTGGGATTAGAGGTGGTAATATGATAGATAAAAAAGAATTAGAACCTTTAAAAAGAAATGCAATAGTAATAAATTATAGTGAAGAGAATAGAGAAAAAATTCCTAAAGGTAGTTCAAAAATTGGAGGAAAACCTGATTTACCAAAGGATTTTCAATGGTATTACTACAATGGAGAAGATTATAAAAGAAAAGTTGCAAATAGACCCCTTTCATTCTTAATGCAAATTAATTGTGAAGAGGTACATAAATACGATAAAGAGAGTCTTTTACCAGAGAAGGGAATACTATATTTTTTCTATGAGTTGATGACTATGACTTGAGGATTTTCTCCTGATGATAGAGGAAGTGCAAGAGTTTTCTATTATGATGGAGATATAGAAGATTTGGTGTCTACTGATTTTCCAGAGGATATGGAAAAGGATTGTATAATTCCTGAAGCTAAAATAGATTTTGAAAGTATGAATGACTATCCTATTGACTTTTTTGATTACTATGATGATGAGGATAGTGATGAGGAAATTGAAAGAAAAGAGAAAGAGTTTGAAAAAGATTTAGAGGAATTAGGATATAAAACTGATACCACAAAACTTTTAGGACACCCAGAACTTATTCAAGGAGAGTATTTTGAAGAGTGTGAGGGAGTTGCTAGGAAAAATCTTTATTATGGTTCTGCACCTATAAAATATGGAGATTTAAAAGGTGAGATAAGGGAAAATGCTAAGGATTGGATACTGCTTATGCAAATGAGTGAGTTTGAGTTTGAAGATTATGGACTATATTTTGGAGATTGTGGAAAGATATATTTTAATATTAGGAAAGAGGATTTAAAAAATAGAAACTTTGATAATGTATGGTTAATTCTTCAATGTTACTAGGGAGAGGAGGTAATTATGATATATAAATTTACAGAAGTATTGAATGATTTAGTTAATTATTTTTTTCTTAGTGATATTTTATTATTAGAAAAATGGAAAGAACAGAATAATCTTTCTGATAATTTAGGAGCAGAATTTATTTCAAATGAAAGTGGGGATAGAGTTTTTTATGAAAATATTGCTATTCCTATGATGGATATTGAAAATTATCCTTATATAGTTCTATTTAATCTTTCTAATGATATACCAGAATTATGTAAACAAGAAAATAAATTACAGTTTAGAAAAAGTGGTTATTATCTTAAAATAGAGAATAATATACTTATGCTTTTTACGTGGAGAATATTAGAAAAATTTACTCATAATAATATAGAGAATTTAATTACTTGCTATAAACAATATAACAAACCTCTTATTGAACTTCCAAATGGTTGGTATCATATTGAAATTTTAGGTGGAGAAATTTTAGAAAATGGTTATTATGAACCAACATTAGAATTTATAATTCAAGTAGTAGAAGAAATAAATGTAGTAAAAGAAGATATGAATTTGAGCTTTAAAATAATAAGTTCTACTTATTAAATAAAAGATAAAGGATTGAGTAGAGAAGCTATTATCAATGAAAGTGATGAGGTAGCTATAGCTACAGCCTTTGCACAAATAAAAATAACAGGTAAGATAGATAAAGAGCTAAAAGAAAAGGCTTTGTTATCTTTAAAAAGAATGGAATTGATAGCTAAAATCTGTGGTTATGGAGAATCTGAAATTAATAAACAACTTTATAGTGATTTAGAGAGTTTTAAAAGTTAAGGAGATTACTATGGAATATATAAAAGATTTTCTAAAAAATGAAGATAGAGAAAGTTTTGACAAATTATGGGAAAATTGTACAAAGCTTGTTTGGATAGATTGGAGAGAATACGACGAGGATATAATTAATTATATAGAGAATGTAATTCAATCTGGAAAACTTATTGGAAAAAATGAAGATACTGATAACAAAATGGGATTTAATATAATTATCGAATGGAATGGAAAGAAGTATAAAATATCTTATCCTAATGAGGAAGGGTCTGATAGAGATACTACAATAAAAACTTTAAATAAGGTAATACAGCCAGAGTACGAAATAAGATTGTTTATGGAAAGCTTAGGAAGTGATACCCTAGCTTTTGTTCCACTTTCTAAAGAGGAGTGGGAGGAATTAGAAAAAGAGTTTGGAGAAGAAAAAGTAAACTATTATTTCTCTAAGATAAAGGATAATAGTAAGATGTTTGATTTGGATATGGATGAACTTTTTAAAATTTTGGATAAGAGAAAAGAGATAAAAAATTTCTTTGATTAGAGGTGGAATATGGAAAAATTAAGAGTAGATGATTTTGAAATAGAAGAAAATGAATGGGGATATGTTTTTTCAACCTATTTTGACTTTTGGGAAGATGAAGTAGGAGTAACATTAGATTTAGATTACAATATAAAAGATGAAAAAGAGCTTTCAGAAGAGGAAATCAGAGAAGTTATAGAAAAAGCTTTAAAAAATCTGAATCCTCTATTGAAAAAAGCTGAAAGTAATAGAAATCAACTCATAGAACTTTTAAAAGAAAAAAACTATATAGAATTAGCAAATGAATGGATAGCAGGAGCTGAAGAAGTAGAGGGAAAAGAGGGATATTATTTAATAGATGATGAAGAAGTTCATATTCCTATTACAGAGGAAGAATTTGAAAAAAGTATTAGTTGTAGAGGAGGAATAGGAGCTACTATTGGTTTAGATGGAGAACTAGACTTTATATCTATTTACTTAGTATTTGAACCAGATTATTTTGCTGGACATTGTATAGAAGGGTATATTAATGAAGATGGTAGTTTTTCAGTTAATGGATTAGCTGGATAGGGAGGTAACTATGGGAGCTTGGGGTATAAAAGCATTAGAGAGTGATGAAGGATTAGATGTTGTTGATGTTTTAAGAGAATATCTTGAAGGATTTAAAAATAAGAGAGTGATTACTTTAAAAGAAATAATAAATTTAATGATTGAACAAGGAATGTTAGGAGAAACTCTTGAAGAGATAGAATTTCTTTATGATAATACAGCAATAGCCATATCAGAACTTTATTTTGATTTTAAAGAGAATGGAAAATTAGATTATGATGATGAAGAGGAAGATGAAACTACTTTTTCTAAATTAGAAAAATTTTCTAGTGATAAAAAATCTTTAAAATACCTTATTGACTATTTAACTAATATTTATAATAAAGTTCCTGATGAAGATGGCGAAAGAGAAATAGTAGATTTGTGGTATGATAATGGACAAAATCCAAGTTATGAAGAATGGTATAATCATTTAAAATCTTTGATAGAAAAATTAAAAGGTGAATATGGAAACTAGGAGATGTTTAGCTTATCAAATTTTAGAATATACTAGTTGTCATATATGAATAATAAAGAAAAAACAGTAAATATATAAGTGAACTAAAGACCTAAAGTGAGGGAAAAATATTTAATGGATAAAAAAAGTAAAAAAATTCTGATGAATTATATGAATGATACAAAAAGAAATCTATTATCATATGAAGAAATTGCATATGCAAAGGAACAGGGAGCTATTTTAGAGGATTTGCCTATTTCATCTGAAGAAGCTATATCTATTTTAACACAAAGTCTTAAGTGTATTTCTCTTAATGATGTTGCTAATGCTTTTTTATATAGTTTATCTACTCGTGATATGGAATATAGATATATTTTAGCGTCATATGTGTATGCTGTAAGCTGGTTGAAGTTTGACAGGGGAAGAACAGACAAAGTTCCATCTCAACTGGATAGAACATTTTATAATTGGGTTAAGTACCAAGGTGGTGG
Above is a window of Fusobacterium mortiferum ATCC 9817 DNA encoding:
- a CDS encoding DUF4259 domain-containing protein produces the protein MGAWGIKALESDEGLDVVDVLREYLEGFKNKRVITLKEIINLMIEQGMLGETLEEIEFLYDNTAIAISELYFDFKENGKLDYDDEEEDETTFSKLEKFSSDKKSLKYLIDYLTNIYNKVPDEDGEREIVDLWYDNGQNPSYEEWYNHLKSLIEKLKGEYGN
- a CDS encoding immunity 51 family protein — encoded protein: MTKDLQEKIKPFFWVEHDNSYSVCLTVGEYLQEVFDTRVEEGFEGNGYDWASLAQVFLDEKCPELQEKVDFDPEGSMFVAYSENKEALIDFISKFKEACENREEILDLFSRAELD
- a CDS encoding DUF2262 domain-containing protein, with product MEKLRVDDFEIEENEWGYVFSTYFDFWEDEVGVTLDLDYNIKDEKELSEEEIREVIEKALKNLNPLLKKAESNRNQLIELLKEKNYIELANEWIAGAEEVEGKEGYYLIDDEEVHIPITEEEFEKSISCRGGIGATIGLDGELDFISIYLVFEPDYFAGHCIEGYINEDGSFSVNGLAG
- a CDS encoding DUF4253 domain-containing protein, translating into MVEMSELAKEFVEFFDCEYEYFPKNTYEEIMEKFEKYVEDGKEKGYFPVIVTVDETLLECLAFNVSDDEEFNIEDIRKYREKYISSIYSEGGENILKDLVNRRKEEAEDDEIAWEEEIIGEFEDSGEDRLNSPIGFLDYRTEKPVELFIVKVPVKNPWEIFAWLPMGNWNECPTTSEHMAISRYWFEKYGAVPISMTHDVVEYRVEKVIKTEDEAMEVAVEMYGYCPDVDQSYDTLGLLAGSLVDSSVWYFWWD
- a CDS encoding macro domain-containing protein produces the protein MEYRLIQDDVFNHKDCYYAHCISRDYALGAGIAVEFDKRYDMRNRLLKLAEEKPETLDEKCIEVENVFNLITKEKYWQKPSYKSLEESLLEMKEKLSKNKNIKKLVMPKIGCGLDRLSWCKVEPMVQELFKDLDIEIVVCYL